In Alteribacter lacisalsi, a genomic segment contains:
- a CDS encoding alpha/beta hydrolase: MKWARRIFQNLILLGSLTFAVVLISVAVALYLWQSTDAGRLPAKTAVILHAINNNLVTLDIDISPPRIVTGGGGGGGNPLLREDMHVPVMGDVQVPVRIYRPRGEGPFPIVMYYHGGAFIEGYGDIDTHDNIVRSLAASTNSVVISVGYRTAPDYVFPTAVEDSYAALRWAEENAANFNGDHETISVAGDSAGGNIATVMTLMSRDRQGPEITSQVLFYPLTTFQDIDLRSREIYDSGYYLLSRQVMYRARDLYTPEERMWSNPYTSPLHADDLTDLPPALIITAEFDPLRDEGEAYAEKLSESGNVVRATRYRGVMHGFVSFYEVMQSGRYGMQEASSFLRQSHAGVLQESPYQLQVRQPPQGMDRVREQAEAFAIAAYLLGRTGVDLLNP; the protein is encoded by the coding sequence ATGAAGTGGGCCAGGCGTATTTTTCAAAATCTCATTCTTCTCGGCTCTCTCACATTTGCTGTTGTGCTGATCTCTGTCGCTGTTGCTCTGTACCTGTGGCAGTCGACGGATGCAGGGAGGCTCCCGGCAAAAACAGCCGTTATCCTCCATGCGATAAATAATAATCTGGTTACACTTGATATTGATATCAGTCCTCCGAGAATTGTGACAGGGGGAGGAGGGGGCGGGGGGAACCCGCTTCTCCGTGAAGATATGCATGTTCCGGTTATGGGAGACGTGCAGGTTCCTGTAAGGATCTACAGACCCCGCGGAGAGGGTCCGTTTCCAATAGTTATGTATTATCACGGGGGTGCATTTATAGAAGGGTACGGTGATATTGATACGCACGACAATATCGTCAGATCGCTCGCGGCAAGCACGAACAGTGTCGTCATTTCTGTCGGCTATCGGACAGCACCCGATTATGTTTTTCCGACGGCTGTTGAGGATAGCTACGCAGCACTTAGATGGGCTGAGGAAAATGCCGCTAATTTTAACGGCGATCACGAAACGATCAGCGTGGCGGGAGACAGTGCCGGCGGCAACATTGCGACTGTGATGACGCTTATGAGCCGGGACAGACAAGGGCCTGAAATTACAAGCCAGGTACTTTTTTATCCACTGACAACGTTTCAGGACATTGACCTCCGCTCACGTGAAATCTATGACAGCGGCTATTATCTTCTTTCAAGGCAGGTCATGTACCGGGCTCGGGATCTTTATACACCTGAAGAGAGAATGTGGTCAAACCCTTATACGTCACCTCTTCATGCTGACGATTTAACAGACCTTCCCCCTGCTCTGATTATTACTGCTGAATTCGATCCTTTACGTGATGAGGGAGAGGCTTATGCAGAAAAATTGTCTGAATCAGGCAACGTGGTGAGAGCGACAAGGTACAGGGGGGTTATGCATGGCTTTGTCTCGTTTTACGAAGTCATGCAGAGCGGAAGGTACGGTATGCAGGAGGCTTCCAGTTTTCTTCGTCAGTCACACGCTGGGGTTCTGCAGGAAAGCCCTTATCAGCTTCAGGTACGACAGCCTCCTCAGGGAATGGACCGGGTGAGGGAGCAGGCAGAAGCTTTTGCGATTGCTGCCTATCTGCTTGGCCGTACAGGTGTGGATCTTCTGAATCCGTAG
- the msrB gene encoding peptide-methionine (R)-S-oxide reductase MsrB yields the protein MTRKTTGKKELNPMQYKVTQENGTEPPFRNEFWDHYDDGIYVDIVSGEPLFSSKDKYDAGCGWPSFTKPIDKKQVTEHFDTSHGMRRTEVRSDEGDSHLGHVFNDGPAPGGLRYCINSAALRFIPYSELEKEGYADYKKLFE from the coding sequence ATGACGCGAAAAACGACTGGCAAAAAGGAACTGAATCCGATGCAGTACAAAGTCACGCAGGAAAATGGAACGGAACCTCCGTTCAGAAATGAGTTCTGGGACCATTATGATGACGGCATTTACGTGGACATTGTTTCCGGGGAACCTTTGTTCAGTTCAAAAGATAAATATGATGCCGGGTGCGGATGGCCAAGCTTTACTAAGCCGATTGATAAAAAACAGGTTACGGAGCACTTTGATACGTCACATGGGATGAGACGGACAGAAGTGCGCAGTGACGAAGGGGACAGTCATCTCGGTCATGTCTTTAATGACGGTCCTGCTCCGGGAGGACTGCGATACTGCATAAATTCAGCAGCTCTGCGGTTTATTCCTTATTCCGAACTTGAAAAAGAAGGATACGCTGATTACAAAAAGCTATTTGAATAG
- a CDS encoding DUF1722 domain-containing protein has protein sequence MDKKCRKLIEALWSVNKYDVMARGYSHYKEVQKQLRSASDCSDCREVYLLISSLRTLPYSHPDVINTLEHMWGYFRKTAADDRKDVFLHCLERAKGCTAGEYTSFPPEVRPALGNLSLLLEIYPDSYLKQSSFFKPVQHWNRVTVNDTLMIVNKETFQKNGM, from the coding sequence TTGGATAAAAAGTGCAGAAAACTAATTGAGGCGCTTTGGTCGGTAAATAAATATGACGTAATGGCACGAGGCTACAGCCATTATAAAGAAGTTCAAAAGCAGCTGCGTTCGGCTTCAGACTGTTCCGATTGCCGGGAGGTGTACCTTCTGATTTCATCTCTGCGCACACTGCCTTACTCCCATCCGGATGTGATCAATACACTGGAACATATGTGGGGATATTTCAGGAAGACTGCTGCAGACGATAGAAAAGATGTCTTCCTTCATTGTCTGGAACGAGCAAAGGGATGTACAGCAGGGGAATATACCTCGTTTCCTCCTGAAGTCAGACCGGCACTGGGAAATCTTTCCCTTCTTTTAGAAATATACCCCGATTCGTACTTGAAACAATCATCCTTTTTTAAACCTGTTCAGCACTGGAACAGGGTGACTGTAAATGATACCCTTATGATCGTCAATAAAGAAACGTTCCAGAAAAACGGAATGTAA
- a CDS encoding dipeptidase, giving the protein MKLFDLHCDALLKLWENPERQFDRDESVETNYNRLKQGGVDVQFFAVFVEPEIPADLKFQVAMEQIDLFYTRVLAVPGMVHIKEWADVKRLKPGETGAVLTLEGADAFGNDLMKLRTFYRLGVKSVGLTWNNANLCADGVGEPRGGGLTELGFEAVKLNNVHQVWTDVSHLAEPGFWDVMRTADWPVATHSNSKTICGHRRNLTDEQAQALFRKKGLLGVVFNPPFIGDGKETASIGELIRHIDHFCELGGKNHLAFGSDFDGIAWYVKDLEHAGRYQNLINELLKNYSETDVRGFASENVLRFLQK; this is encoded by the coding sequence ATGAAACTGTTTGATCTGCATTGCGATGCACTGCTCAAATTGTGGGAAAACCCTGAGCGTCAGTTTGATAGAGATGAGTCGGTGGAAACAAACTACAACCGGTTAAAACAGGGCGGGGTTGACGTTCAGTTTTTTGCTGTTTTCGTAGAACCTGAAATACCGGCCGACCTCAAATTTCAGGTTGCTATGGAACAGATTGATCTGTTTTACACGAGAGTGCTTGCTGTTCCGGGGATGGTCCATATAAAGGAATGGGCAGATGTAAAACGCCTGAAACCTGGTGAAACTGGCGCAGTACTTACTCTTGAAGGAGCCGACGCATTTGGTAATGATCTAATGAAACTGCGCACTTTTTACCGTCTAGGTGTTAAATCAGTCGGTCTCACGTGGAACAATGCCAACCTTTGTGCCGACGGCGTTGGTGAACCGAGAGGAGGAGGACTGACAGAACTTGGCTTTGAGGCAGTTAAACTGAACAACGTTCATCAGGTCTGGACTGATGTCTCCCATCTTGCAGAACCCGGATTCTGGGATGTGATGAGGACGGCGGACTGGCCTGTTGCCACTCACTCCAATTCCAAAACTATTTGCGGACATCGAAGAAACCTGACCGATGAACAGGCTCAGGCTCTTTTCAGAAAAAAAGGTCTTCTCGGTGTTGTATTTAACCCGCCTTTTATTGGAGACGGTAAAGAGACAGCCTCAATTGGTGAGCTGATCCGCCATATTGATCATTTCTGTGAACTGGGCGGGAAAAACCACCTGGCCTTTGGCTCGGACTTTGACGGGATTGCCTGGTACGTAAAAGATCTGGAACATGCAGGCCGGTATCAGAACCTGATTAACGAACTGCTCAAAAATTACAGTGAAACGGATGTGCGCGGCTTTGCCTCTGAGAATGTCCTGCGTTTTCTTCAGAAATAG
- the fumC gene encoding class II fumarate hydratase, whose translation MDYRIEKDTLGEMKVPADKWWGAQTQRSLQNFKIGTEKMPSEVVSAFTVLKEACAKANNRLGKLSDDKTKAITSVCRMIREEGHHEHFPLVVWQTGSGTQSNMNMNEVVAFKANEFLTDKGSDERVHPNDDVNRSQSSNDTFPTAMHIAALQDVHQRLIPAVEHMKTTLEKKVSDFDEVIKIGRTHLQDATPLTLGQEISGWVHMLKKSREMITESAVHLQALAIGGTAVGTGINAHPKFGDLVAEEISSITGSAFTSSENKFHALTSHDELTYAHGALKALAADLMKIANDVRWLASGPRSGIGEITIPANEPGSSIMPGKVNPTQSEALTMVTSQVFGNDAAIGFAASQGNFELNVYKPVIIYNFLQSVRLLSDAMNSFTNKCLEGIQANEDVIANHVKNSLMLVTALNPHIGYENAAKIAKKAFDDGKTLKETAVELGYLTEEEFEEAVNPEKMTGPSE comes from the coding sequence ATGGATTACCGAATTGAGAAGGATACGCTTGGAGAAATGAAAGTCCCGGCCGACAAATGGTGGGGAGCCCAGACACAGAGAAGTCTTCAGAACTTTAAAATCGGTACAGAAAAAATGCCCTCGGAAGTGGTTTCTGCATTTACAGTGTTAAAAGAAGCATGTGCGAAAGCAAATAACCGTCTTGGCAAACTGTCGGATGATAAAACAAAGGCCATTACTTCTGTGTGCCGTATGATCAGGGAGGAAGGGCATCACGAGCATTTTCCCCTGGTAGTCTGGCAGACGGGAAGCGGAACCCAGTCCAACATGAACATGAATGAAGTGGTTGCCTTTAAAGCGAATGAATTTCTGACAGATAAAGGATCAGATGAGCGCGTTCACCCGAACGATGATGTGAATCGTTCCCAGAGTTCCAACGATACGTTTCCCACAGCCATGCATATTGCAGCGCTGCAGGATGTTCATCAGAGGCTGATCCCGGCTGTAGAGCACATGAAAACAACCCTTGAGAAAAAGGTTTCAGATTTTGATGAGGTTATTAAAATCGGGCGTACACACCTTCAGGATGCAACTCCCCTGACCCTGGGACAGGAAATCAGCGGATGGGTGCACATGCTGAAAAAGAGCAGAGAAATGATTACAGAAAGTGCGGTTCATCTTCAGGCGCTCGCAATTGGCGGCACGGCTGTGGGAACCGGTATTAATGCCCATCCAAAATTCGGGGATCTTGTGGCTGAGGAAATCAGTTCCATTACCGGTTCCGCTTTTACATCCTCCGAAAACAAGTTTCACGCCCTCACAAGCCATGATGAGCTTACCTATGCTCATGGGGCGCTGAAAGCACTTGCAGCCGATCTGATGAAAATTGCAAACGATGTCCGCTGGCTTGCGAGCGGGCCGAGATCCGGAATCGGGGAAATTACAATTCCAGCCAATGAACCTGGGAGTTCCATTATGCCTGGTAAGGTCAATCCTACTCAGAGTGAAGCACTCACGATGGTCACCTCACAGGTTTTCGGGAACGATGCTGCAATCGGCTTTGCTGCAAGTCAGGGTAATTTCGAATTGAATGTATACAAACCTGTTATTATTTATAATTTCCTGCAGTCCGTGCGGCTCCTCTCGGATGCAATGAACTCATTTACGAATAAGTGCCTGGAAGGTATTCAGGCAAACGAAGACGTGATCGCCAACCATGTGAAAAACTCACTCATGCTCGTGACGGCTCTCAATCCCCACATCGGGTATGAAAATGCCGCTAAAATTGCCAAAAAAGCATTTGATGATGGAAAAACACTTAAGGAAACAGCAGTCGAACTAGGATATTTAACCGAAGAAGAGTTTGAAGAGGCGGTTAATCCGGAAAAGATGACAGGGCCGTCAGAATAA
- a CDS encoding DUF4397 domain-containing protein, translating to MRKLLLVFMTVLAAGTFLSAGQASAEENSSEVFVRAVHASPDAPAVDIYVNKDRILDNVNFKDVSDYLPLKEGRYAVKIYPAGANPKKENPVIDKTFDLAAGQVYTIAAVGPLNQIDLVAVGDQLEPVEGKAKIRAAHFSPDAPAVDIAAAPETVLFENVSFPQVSDYLEAEPGTLDIEIRPAGSEDAVFQVPNVGLESGAVYTAFAVGLLEGEPGFDLILVKDQIQ from the coding sequence ATGAGAAAATTACTTTTGGTATTTATGACCGTTCTCGCGGCAGGGACGTTTCTGTCAGCGGGGCAGGCCTCAGCAGAAGAGAACAGCAGTGAAGTGTTTGTCAGAGCTGTTCATGCTTCACCGGACGCGCCGGCAGTTGACATCTATGTGAATAAGGACCGCATTCTTGATAATGTAAACTTTAAAGACGTGAGCGATTATCTTCCGTTGAAGGAAGGCAGATATGCTGTCAAAATTTATCCTGCAGGCGCAAATCCGAAAAAAGAAAATCCGGTGATCGATAAAACATTTGATCTGGCTGCAGGCCAGGTATACACAATTGCGGCTGTAGGTCCTTTAAATCAGATCGACCTTGTAGCCGTTGGTGACCAGCTTGAACCTGTTGAAGGAAAAGCGAAAATCAGAGCGGCTCATTTCTCCCCTGATGCCCCGGCAGTTGACATTGCCGCAGCCCCGGAGACCGTGCTGTTTGAGAATGTGAGTTTCCCTCAGGTAAGCGATTATTTGGAAGCAGAGCCTGGGACGCTTGACATCGAAATCCGTCCGGCCGGGTCAGAGGATGCTGTTTTCCAGGTGCCAAATGTAGGGCTTGAGAGTGGTGCAGTCTATACCGCTTTTGCTGTTGGCTTACTTGAAGGTGAACCAGGATTTGATTTAATCCTGGTAAAAGATCAGATTCAATAA
- a CDS encoding ABC-ATPase domain-containing protein — MIFLDNLVKTLRHLEGKSYKALKQIQGTYTGSDFTLSIDYVQGDPFASPSKFRVILPYSSLGTEKAILKTKHRKIALEDFIARQVNRQFIKHSPRKMGTGKGGLVFFDAPGQEILERTAVKLTERSIEIRISAGLPANGRKIRGHDAARLVGDIIPFTAKKAIELFSRNDLSTHLELADDQQMIRDYLEQHGYVTFIANGAVLPRESGVSNRPLKGAVPFHTPSEFEKTVPLTNGKTVTGMALPEGLTLIAGGGYHGKSTLLHAIERGIYDHAPGDGREFVITRRSAVKVRAEDGRSVHSVNITPFISNLPFQKDTQSFSTPDASGSTSQAAAIMEALEIGSTLLLMDEDTTATNFMIRDARMQRLVEEEPITPFLDHVSDLTKTLEVSVILAVGGSGDYFEQADNVLLMKEYKPYDRTEQAAQIAEELQTGRLEQSGVPLFVPDARPFDRKNFLRQWDHKQKVEAKGLHTILFSKNRIDLSHVEQLVDESQTRALARIVSILVKTTNETMTIIEALDRLYAEIEREGLDALAVFKGQHPGDLALPRKEEAAAALNRFRR, encoded by the coding sequence ATGATTTTTTTGGATAACCTGGTTAAAACACTCAGACACCTTGAAGGTAAAAGCTATAAAGCGTTAAAGCAGATTCAGGGTACATATACCGGCTCTGACTTTACTCTCAGCATTGATTATGTACAGGGAGACCCATTTGCTTCCCCTTCAAAATTCAGGGTTATTCTTCCATACAGTTCACTTGGCACAGAAAAAGCCATTCTGAAAACCAAGCATCGTAAAATTGCACTTGAAGATTTTATTGCCCGCCAGGTAAACAGGCAGTTCATAAAACACAGTCCGAGGAAAATGGGCACCGGTAAAGGTGGGCTCGTTTTTTTTGACGCCCCTGGTCAGGAAATTCTCGAGCGGACAGCAGTAAAACTGACCGAACGCTCCATTGAAATCAGAATCAGCGCAGGGCTTCCGGCGAACGGCAGGAAGATCCGCGGTCATGATGCTGCCCGGCTCGTTGGTGATATTATTCCATTTACCGCAAAAAAAGCCATCGAACTGTTCTCTCGCAATGATCTGAGTACTCACCTTGAGTTAGCAGATGATCAGCAGATGATCCGCGACTATCTTGAACAACACGGTTACGTTACTTTTATCGCAAACGGTGCCGTTCTGCCCCGTGAAAGCGGCGTCAGCAACAGACCTCTGAAAGGAGCCGTTCCTTTCCATACACCATCAGAGTTTGAGAAGACAGTTCCACTGACCAATGGTAAGACCGTTACAGGAATGGCTCTCCCAGAAGGACTGACTCTTATTGCCGGGGGAGGCTATCATGGAAAAAGCACCCTTCTTCATGCCATCGAGCGAGGCATTTATGATCACGCACCCGGTGACGGCAGGGAATTCGTCATTACACGCAGGTCTGCCGTTAAAGTACGTGCTGAGGACGGCCGTTCTGTACACAGCGTAAACATTACCCCTTTCATTTCAAACCTTCCGTTTCAAAAAGATACGCAATCCTTTTCAACACCGGACGCCAGCGGAAGCACATCCCAGGCTGCCGCCATTATGGAAGCGCTGGAAATCGGGAGCACGCTGTTACTTATGGACGAGGATACAACCGCAACCAACTTTATGATCCGCGATGCCCGGATGCAGCGCCTCGTCGAAGAAGAACCGATCACTCCATTTCTGGATCACGTTTCTGATCTTACAAAAACCCTGGAGGTATCCGTCATACTTGCTGTCGGCGGCTCCGGTGACTACTTTGAACAGGCCGATAACGTCCTCCTAATGAAAGAATACAAACCTTATGACCGGACGGAGCAAGCTGCGCAAATTGCAGAAGAATTGCAGACCGGCCGCTTAGAACAGAGCGGAGTCCCTCTTTTCGTTCCAGATGCCAGACCTTTTGATAGGAAAAACTTTCTTAGACAGTGGGATCACAAACAGAAGGTTGAAGCAAAAGGGCTTCATACCATCCTTTTCAGTAAAAACCGAATTGACCTTTCCCATGTGGAGCAGCTTGTAGATGAGAGTCAGACAAGAGCTTTGGCAAGGATCGTTAGTATTCTTGTAAAAACCACGAATGAAACGATGACAATAATCGAAGCTTTGGATCGTCTCTATGCTGAAATTGAGCGGGAAGGTCTTGATGCCCTGGCTGTTTTTAAAGGGCAGCACCCCGGTGATCTTGCCCTTCCGCGAAAAGAGGAAGCTGCTGCAGCTTTAAACCGCTTCAGACGCTGA
- a CDS encoding fructosamine kinase family protein encodes MDLDTSNKEFINLLKTAGLPPENAAFFPVSGGDINDSYRAETGIGTYFVKTNSGISDRFFSSEAEGLAFLAKEGGANVPNVIGTAYAGGRGVLVLEWIEGGKVGRTGEKLGEMLARVHSNTKHKKFGYPHATYIGTLEQQNGLWLSWTDYYREQRLIPQLNIGTHSGIITAERQKKIEQLTARLDQWLPQRPEVSILHGDLWSGNWMNGSDGSPWLVDPSVLYGHREMDLAFTELFGGFPGGFYEAYGHHLPLDADYGERKPLYQLFYLLVHLNFFGEQYGKPVDRILDYYISAKD; translated from the coding sequence ATGGACCTAGACACATCGAATAAAGAATTCATAAATCTTCTTAAAACAGCCGGACTTCCGCCTGAAAATGCTGCTTTTTTTCCTGTAAGCGGCGGAGATATTAATGACTCCTACAGAGCCGAAACAGGGATTGGAACGTATTTTGTTAAAACAAACAGCGGCATCTCTGACAGATTCTTTTCTTCTGAAGCAGAAGGGCTGGCATTTCTTGCTAAAGAAGGTGGAGCCAATGTCCCAAACGTTATCGGCACTGCTTATGCCGGTGGCCGAGGGGTGCTGGTACTTGAGTGGATTGAAGGGGGAAAAGTCGGTCGTACAGGAGAAAAACTTGGTGAAATGCTTGCGCGTGTGCATTCAAATACAAAACATAAAAAATTCGGTTATCCCCATGCCACCTATATCGGCACGCTTGAGCAGCAGAATGGGCTTTGGTTGTCCTGGACTGATTATTACCGGGAGCAGAGATTAATTCCCCAGCTTAATATTGGCACCCATTCAGGAATAATTACAGCTGAAAGGCAGAAGAAGATAGAACAGTTGACAGCAAGACTTGATCAGTGGCTTCCCCAACGCCCGGAAGTTTCGATATTGCACGGCGATCTCTGGAGCGGCAACTGGATGAACGGATCGGACGGGTCGCCCTGGCTGGTCGATCCTTCTGTCCTTTACGGCCACCGTGAGATGGATCTGGCCTTTACAGAGCTGTTTGGTGGATTTCCGGGAGGGTTTTATGAGGCATACGGGCACCATCTTCCATTGGACGCCGACTACGGTGAGAGAAAGCCTCTCTATCAGCTGTTCTATCTGCTTGTTCACTTAAACTTCTTTGGGGAGCAGTACGGGAAACCGGTTGACCGGATTCTTGATTACTACATAAGTGCTAAAGACTAA
- a CDS encoding YbgA family protein — MRKFQRPKIVVSKCLEFEPCRYDGAKIKSSAVSKLKESAELIPVCPEVEIGLPTPRDAIRLVDHEGEDRLVLPAENKDLTESMNEFSTAFLSRMSGVDGFILKGRSPSCGIFDTKVYTGSEKSPVKRKSSGLFAKKVKEFFPEAVIEDDGRLRNFSIREHFLTGVYTMADFRHAREEGTSASLVRFHTDHKFLFMSFSPSLTKEAGNIVANPKGATPEERFNAYAGVLSQILKYRQRETGNISVCEHLLGYFKNSLTAPEKEHFLTLLSYYRDHKVPLSSVLSIVRSWVFRFEQNYLFNQSFFEPYPADLLEITDSGKGRNY, encoded by the coding sequence ATGAGAAAGTTCCAACGGCCAAAAATTGTGGTCAGTAAATGTCTTGAGTTTGAACCGTGCAGGTACGATGGGGCAAAAATAAAAAGCAGTGCCGTTAGTAAATTAAAAGAAAGTGCCGAATTAATCCCGGTCTGCCCCGAGGTGGAAATCGGTCTTCCAACACCACGTGATGCGATCCGTCTAGTTGATCATGAGGGAGAGGACAGGCTTGTACTGCCGGCAGAAAACAAAGACCTGACAGAAAGTATGAATGAATTTTCCACTGCGTTTCTCTCACGTATGAGCGGTGTCGACGGGTTTATATTAAAAGGGCGATCCCCCAGCTGCGGTATTTTTGATACTAAGGTCTATACAGGTAGTGAAAAATCCCCTGTGAAAAGAAAAAGTTCCGGACTGTTTGCAAAGAAAGTAAAAGAATTCTTTCCTGAGGCCGTTATAGAAGATGACGGCAGACTGAGGAATTTTTCAATCAGAGAGCATTTTCTCACCGGAGTGTACACAATGGCTGACTTCAGACATGCCAGGGAGGAGGGGACAAGTGCCTCTCTTGTCCGCTTTCATACTGACCATAAATTTCTGTTTATGTCATTCAGTCCTTCGCTCACTAAAGAAGCTGGAAACATAGTGGCCAATCCTAAAGGGGCGACACCAGAGGAACGCTTCAATGCTTATGCAGGAGTTCTCTCACAGATCTTAAAATACCGACAGCGGGAGACAGGGAATATCAGTGTATGCGAGCACCTTCTGGGATATTTCAAAAACAGCCTCACAGCACCTGAGAAGGAGCACTTTCTCACGCTGCTTTCCTATTACAGGGATCACAAAGTACCGCTCAGCAGCGTATTGAGCATTGTGAGATCGTGGGTGTTCCGGTTTGAACAAAACTACCTGTTTAACCAGTCCTTTTTTGAACCGTACCCTGCCGACTTGTTGGAAATTACCGATTCAGGCAAAGGACGGAACTATTAA
- a CDS encoding D-alanyl-D-alanine carboxypeptidase family protein, producing the protein MQKLILFVIMSILIFPIFHHPAAADTGPPASLHSEAAVVIDSATLEVLYDKNKHQTMYPASITKIITTILALEEADQAEQVKVSADAVNVIGSSVYLLEDETLPMGQMLRGIMVSSGNDASIAAAEHIDGSVDAFASRMTDFAAEVGAENTNFTNPHGLFHEDHVTTAYDMALLSAYAMSNNDFREIAGTKRLEWKAEGWETTLYNHHDLMRQNDEITGVKNGFVRQSGYTLVTSAEKEDTEIIVVTLGAPSRDHAFEDTRALVDYGLDNYRTVTLDFSNEELLTGHIIPESYNLTVAGEDEVFYNISEDGMLTVEGKEGNLIYESLLEERYFSDLPSYIVPNDQKKVADHPQPPPGLDVLIWLIFTGFHAIGIS; encoded by the coding sequence ATGCAGAAACTGATCCTCTTTGTGATAATGTCGATTCTTATTTTTCCAATATTTCATCACCCGGCAGCAGCAGATACAGGACCACCGGCGTCTTTACACAGTGAGGCGGCTGTTGTGATTGATTCAGCTACCCTGGAGGTGCTCTACGATAAAAATAAACACCAGACGATGTACCCTGCAAGTATAACAAAAATTATTACAACAATTTTGGCACTGGAAGAGGCCGATCAGGCTGAACAGGTGAAGGTAAGTGCTGACGCGGTAAATGTGATCGGATCCAGTGTTTATCTTCTTGAAGATGAAACCCTGCCGATGGGACAGATGCTGAGAGGCATTATGGTAAGTTCAGGAAACGATGCGTCTATTGCAGCAGCGGAACACATTGATGGATCTGTTGATGCCTTTGCTTCACGAATGACCGATTTTGCTGCTGAAGTTGGTGCAGAAAATACAAACTTTACAAATCCCCACGGGCTCTTTCATGAGGATCATGTGACCACAGCTTACGACATGGCATTGTTAAGTGCCTACGCTATGTCCAATAACGATTTTCGGGAAATTGCCGGAACAAAGAGACTGGAATGGAAAGCAGAAGGATGGGAGACCACCCTGTATAACCACCACGATCTTATGAGGCAGAATGACGAAATTACCGGTGTGAAAAATGGATTCGTCCGTCAGTCCGGTTATACACTTGTGACGTCTGCCGAAAAAGAAGATACTGAAATTATCGTTGTTACACTGGGGGCTCCTTCAAGGGATCATGCCTTTGAAGATACGAGGGCACTGGTTGATTATGGGTTGGATAACTACCGGACAGTAACGCTGGATTTTTCAAATGAGGAGCTGCTGACAGGGCACATAATCCCGGAAAGCTACAATTTGACTGTTGCCGGAGAGGATGAGGTTTTCTATAACATCTCTGAAGACGGTATGTTAACCGTCGAAGGAAAAGAGGGAAACTTGATTTATGAGTCATTACTCGAAGAAAGGTATTTTTCTGATCTTCCATCCTATATCGTTCCAAATGATCAAAAAAAGGTGGCTGATCACCCGCAGCCGCCGCCTGGTTTAGATGTACTGATATGGCTCATTTTTACAGGATTTCATGCAATTGGAATTTCATGA
- the msrA gene encoding peptide-methionine (S)-S-oxide reductase MsrA, with protein sequence MKKATFAGGCFWCMVSPFDEQPGIQRVVSGYTGGNTEDPTYESVCTNSTGHLEAVQITYDPEVYPYEKLLELFWAQIDPTDPGGQFHDRGESYQTAVFYHDEEQKKLAEQSRDALEKSGRFKKPIVTEIRPASVFFEAEAFHQDYYKKNPFHYKLYRKGSGREDFLNAHWGGDKS encoded by the coding sequence ATGAAAAAGGCAACGTTTGCCGGAGGGTGTTTCTGGTGCATGGTTTCTCCTTTTGATGAGCAGCCTGGCATTCAGCGCGTTGTATCCGGCTACACAGGAGGGAATACAGAAGATCCCACTTATGAAAGTGTCTGTACAAATTCGACAGGGCATCTGGAAGCTGTCCAGATCACATATGATCCTGAAGTGTACCCATACGAAAAGCTTCTTGAACTTTTCTGGGCTCAAATCGATCCCACCGATCCGGGCGGGCAGTTTCACGACCGTGGAGAGTCTTACCAGACTGCTGTTTTTTATCACGATGAAGAGCAGAAAAAACTGGCAGAACAGTCCCGGGACGCGCTCGAAAAAAGCGGCAGGTTTAAAAAACCGATCGTAACAGAGATCCGGCCGGCCTCTGTATTTTTTGAAGCTGAAGCTTTTCACCAGGACTATTATAAGAAAAACCCGTTTCATTACAAGCTTTACCGTAAAGGAAGCGGCAGGGAAGATTTTCTGAACGCACACTGGGGAGGCGATAAATCATGA